In a genomic window of Erigeron canadensis isolate Cc75 chromosome 5, C_canadensis_v1, whole genome shotgun sequence:
- the LOC122602116 gene encoding transcription factor MYB114-like — protein sequence MSPSDQNKGLALRNGAWTIQEDTLLKKCIETYGEGKWHLVPLRSGLSRCRKSCRLRWLNYLRPNLKKGDFGEDEIDLICRLHKLLGNRWSLIAGRIPGRTGNDVKNYWNTHMRSSCSKQKEEKKHKDDNESATVTVNKPQPYTFSKTVNFYQQMETHDGNNSIRMSNDAAVNNNAFNIPSGSIVAPTVTHDEYLETLYSG from the exons ATGAGTCCGAGTGATCAAAATAAAGGATTAGCATTGAGGAATGGTGCTTGGACTATCCAAGAAGACACGCTTCTTAAGAAATGCATTGAGACGTATGGCGAAGGAAAATGGCACCTTGTTCCTCTTAGATCAG GTTTAAGTCGTTGCAGGAAGAGTTGTAGGTTACGATGGTTGAATTATCTTAGACCAAATCTGAAGAAAGGAGATTTTGGTGAAGATGAAATTGATCTTATATGTAGGCTTCACAAGCTTCTAGGCAACAG ATGGTCATTGATTGCAGGGAGAATACCAGGAAGAACGGGTAATGACGTGAAGAACTACTGGAACACGCATATGCGTAGTTCTTGTTCCAAgcaaaaagaagagaaaaaacaTAAAGATGATAATGAATCCGCCACAGTCACTGTTAACAAGCCTCAGCCATATACCTTCTCCAAAACCGTGAACTTTTATCAACAAATGGAAACACATGATGGAAATAACTCGATAAGAATGTCAAATGACGCAGCTGTGAACAATAATGCTTTCAATATCCCCTCAGGTTCAATCGTGGCACCCACCGTGACACATGACGAGTATTTGGAGACGTTATATAGCGGTTGA